From the Candidatus Schekmanbacteria bacterium genome, one window contains:
- the crcB gene encoding fluoride efflux transporter CrcB, whose amino-acid sequence MRNILIVGIGGFLGSVSRYLAGGWVHRILNNSSFPFGTLAVNICGCFLIGLLGGLSESRQLFTGESRLFLFIGVLGGFTTFSSFGYETFALAQDGETLAALANVALQVVLGLSAVWLGNVVSRFM is encoded by the coding sequence ATGAGGAATATTCTTATAGTTGGTATTGGCGGATTTCTCGGCTCTGTGTCGCGATATCTCGCTGGAGGCTGGGTGCACAGGATACTTAATAACTCATCGTTTCCATTCGGGACGCTTGCGGTTAATATCTGCGGTTGTTTTCTTATAGGTCTTCTTGGCGGGCTTTCAGAATCCCGGCAGCTATTTACAGGCGAAAGCCGACTTTTTTTATTCATAGGAGTTCTTGGTGGTTTCACCACATTCTCATCCTTCGGATATGAGACATTCGCTCTTGCGCAGGATGGTGAGACACTGGCAGCTTTAGCAAATGTTGCGCTTCAGGTTGTTCTTGGGCTTTCTGCCGTATGGCTTGGTAATGTTGTTTCACGTTTTATGTGA
- a CDS encoding DUF190 domain-containing protein produces MVLPEEGHLLRIFIGESDKHDGIPLYEWIVKKAREFGLAGATVLRGLEGFGAHSRVHTAKILRLSTDLPIVVEIVDTKDKIENFLPVIDDAIPEGLATLEKVQIRFYRAGKPK; encoded by the coding sequence ATGGTTTTGCCGGAAGAAGGACATTTACTTCGTATTTTCATTGGAGAAAGCGACAAACATGACGGTATCCCGCTCTATGAATGGATAGTGAAAAAGGCGCGGGAGTTCGGGCTTGCAGGAGCTACGGTTCTGCGCGGGCTTGAAGGGTTCGGGGCTCATAGCCGCGTACACACTGCAAAGATACTCCGCCTTTCAACTGACCTGCCAATCGTAGTTGAAATAGTTGATACGAAAGACAAGATAGAAAACTTCCTTCCGGTAATCGACGATGCCATTCCGGAAGGGCTTGCAACTCTTGAAAAAGTCCAGATCCGTTTTTACAGAGCCGGAAAACCGAAATAA
- a CDS encoding MoaD/ThiS family protein produces MQKIEVRAYATLLKYMPDLDLAKGKMIDIEDNTSIESLLKLLGIPKEETKIIIVNGVHAELDYIVKENDRVAIFPPVAGGN; encoded by the coding sequence ATGCAGAAAATCGAAGTCAGAGCTTATGCTACCCTTTTGAAATATATGCCGGACCTTGATCTTGCGAAGGGGAAGATGATAGATATTGAAGACAACACTTCAATAGAAAGTCTTCTTAAACTGCTTGGCATACCAAAAGAAGAAACAAAGATCATAATCGTGAACGGCGTCCATGCCGAGCTTGATTACATTGTAAAAGAAAACGACCGCGTTGCGATTTTCCCACCTGTCGCCGGCGGGAATTAA
- a CDS encoding NADH-quinone oxidoreductase subunit C has product MDNFPFLNIYNSVAVPFENIPLLDISRFRKEVIEYVEAGARIVSLFGFRRKDNSVLLIAVIAQDQTGVLSLAASECGNTYKSLTPDCPQAHWFEREIAEQFGIHPEGHPWLKPVRFHLPFGAEKNKQKQHQGEKEMLPGVTDFFEVEGEEVHEVAVGPVHAGIIEPGHFRFQCHGEKVLHLEISLGYQHRGIEQVIPGGPDKRTIHYMETLAGDTSVGHASAYCHAVEALAGCNISARAQTLRAVALELERLANHTGDLGALSGDIGYLPTASYCGRLRGDFLNMTALLCGSRFGRGFIRPGGTAFDTDEALVSELLKRLERATEETAGAVNLLWETATVVGRFEETGKLERETCEALGIVGVPARASGIVRDVRFDFPYGYFRFSQIPVSTWGSGDVFARAYVRWLEIQRSADFIRQELKTMPDEKVKTSIGKLSSDSLVVSLVEGWRGEICHVGITDENGRFSRYKIVDPSFHNWFGLAMAMRNEEISDFPLCNKSFNLSYCGHDL; this is encoded by the coding sequence ATGGATAATTTTCCTTTTTTAAATATCTATAACTCCGTAGCCGTACCCTTTGAAAACATTCCATTACTTGATATTTCCCGGTTCAGAAAAGAAGTTATAGAGTATGTTGAAGCCGGGGCAAGGATTGTGTCATTGTTCGGTTTTAGAAGAAAAGATAATTCTGTCCTTCTCATAGCTGTTATTGCGCAGGATCAGACCGGAGTCCTGTCTCTTGCGGCCAGTGAATGCGGGAATACCTATAAATCATTGACACCCGACTGCCCGCAGGCGCACTGGTTTGAAAGGGAAATAGCAGAACAATTCGGCATCCATCCTGAAGGTCATCCATGGTTAAAGCCGGTCCGTTTTCACTTACCATTTGGCGCTGAAAAGAATAAGCAGAAACAACATCAGGGAGAGAAAGAAATGCTTCCGGGCGTTACTGATTTTTTTGAAGTCGAAGGTGAAGAGGTGCATGAAGTCGCAGTCGGCCCTGTTCACGCAGGGATAATCGAGCCGGGACATTTTCGTTTCCAGTGCCACGGAGAAAAAGTCCTGCACCTTGAGATATCACTTGGCTACCAGCACCGCGGTATAGAGCAGGTTATTCCCGGAGGACCTGACAAGCGCACAATCCACTACATGGAAACACTTGCCGGCGACACTTCGGTGGGACATGCTTCCGCATATTGCCATGCCGTTGAGGCATTGGCAGGATGCAATATTTCCGCAAGGGCGCAGACTCTTCGGGCAGTCGCCCTTGAGCTTGAACGCCTTGCAAATCACACAGGAGATCTGGGAGCGCTTTCCGGAGATATCGGCTATCTTCCGACAGCATCATATTGCGGAAGGCTGCGCGGCGATTTTCTCAACATGACGGCGCTCCTTTGCGGAAGCCGTTTCGGACGCGGGTTTATAAGACCGGGAGGAACAGCATTCGACACAGATGAAGCTCTCGTCTCAGAACTTTTAAAAAGGCTTGAACGTGCAACGGAAGAGACAGCAGGGGCTGTAAACCTGCTCTGGGAAACTGCAACCGTTGTGGGAAGGTTTGAAGAAACAGGAAAACTTGAACGGGAAACCTGTGAAGCTTTAGGAATCGTGGGCGTTCCTGCAAGAGCAAGCGGCATAGTGCGTGACGTAAGGTTCGATTTTCCATACGGCTACTTCAGGTTCTCTCAAATCCCTGTATCCACGTGGGGCTCAGGTGATGTATTTGCCAGAGCTTATGTTCGCTGGCTTGAGATACAGAGGTCTGCAGATTTCATCCGGCAGGAGCTTAAAACAATGCCCGATGAAAAGGTGAAAACCAGCATAGGTAAATTATCTTCCGATTCACTCGTAGTATCACTCGTTGAAGGCTGGCGCGGGGAGATCTGCCATGTAGGGATAACAGATGAGAACGGCCGCTTTTCCCGCTATAAGATAGTCGATCCTTCATTCCACAACTGGTTCGGGCTTGCAATGGCCATGCGCAATGAGGAGATATCAGATTTTCCTTTATGCAATAAAAGTTTCAACCTTTCATACTGCGGACATGATTTGTAA
- a CDS encoding TonB-dependent receptor, whose product MHNTLSVAGSKMLTYGKSMLRFSHWQLSRLTRKSCICLRTTTLLIFTMFFFQTGAAYSAEEELSDNTVSSERISEKDFEKIPSPVDAADFLTYVPGVETESSSSIMMKTIKIRGRTAVPPRIASSGIKLLIDGIPYNDPATGYADIYQIPSVNIEKIEILKGALSARYGTEASAGVVNIITRKGTLKPITDAKVSYGTYQRRRSAERELYENYSMFHGWGNKYFDYAISADYVHSSGFTTADKNRVGSAYTLFAKNNPGMGRFPDGTKVLPGGRREIPFKLGEDLNELIDVGDHDKSERYSVNLNLGFNLFKGNTLRIMPGYSYVDFYNVVSPGNMPLERPSAIFSQYLIRIKNRKDTLNISDRWEITPGLTYNFRAGLMKSTDMADAILVNDYIDYSPEEETINGLRDMFANGDPENPFSIIHDELINRSFSIANDLSYRSDIFDGNILTVGQEYRWTKSTSKSLGYLNPSEKRNIHSLFFNDLLYVKNFTLSLGGRWDQATTFIDDLDDEFSPRAGLNYEFSPGTSLRFSVGRARRFPGFTDKFAFAQSNGILFGNPDLKPEVNWTYEMGFKFSTKYVSGDIAYFYDDYSDIEIPVPLGFVGRDRNGVRYNGSTYSEEVLGISPEQQYRSGKNFANYTAYTFINGPDAVAQGFDTALQFTPLGKWDINVAYTFQRHVAGNPNPFDFSQGAPQRLFIAVNGTAIGPKFKDGSRMEFTPTHILKIGSNYTFPFGLWFDVEGRFKSTTHFVTAVYPGGSLRQPEHWIWDLKMAQPLFDGKMKLTFAIENIFSKFYYEDGGFPSAVARYIAGIETKF is encoded by the coding sequence TTGCATAATACTTTGTCAGTTGCCGGATCGAAAATGCTCACATACGGAAAAAGTATGCTCCGCTTTTCTCACTGGCAACTTTCGCGTCTTACGCGAAAATCTTGCATCTGCTTGAGAACTACAACACTCCTAATATTTACCATGTTTTTTTTCCAGACAGGTGCAGCTTATTCAGCAGAAGAAGAGCTGAGTGATAATACTGTCTCTTCTGAAAGAATCTCAGAAAAGGATTTTGAAAAAATCCCTTCTCCGGTTGATGCAGCAGATTTCCTTACTTATGTTCCTGGGGTAGAAACTGAATCGAGTTCATCGATAATGATGAAAACGATAAAGATCAGGGGAAGGACTGCTGTTCCGCCAAGAATCGCATCGAGCGGGATAAAGCTTCTTATAGATGGTATTCCATACAATGACCCTGCAACCGGTTATGCAGACATCTACCAGATTCCATCTGTCAATATCGAAAAAATCGAGATTTTAAAAGGAGCATTATCGGCACGCTACGGCACAGAGGCTTCAGCAGGTGTTGTAAATATCATCACCAGGAAAGGAACATTGAAACCTATTACAGATGCCAAGGTTAGCTATGGGACTTACCAGCGGCGAAGAAGTGCTGAAAGAGAGTTATATGAGAACTATTCAATGTTTCATGGCTGGGGCAACAAGTATTTTGACTATGCAATAAGCGCTGATTATGTTCATTCAAGCGGGTTTACCACTGCTGATAAAAATAGGGTAGGAAGTGCATACACCCTTTTTGCAAAGAACAATCCCGGAATGGGCAGGTTTCCTGATGGAACAAAGGTTCTCCCCGGCGGCAGAAGAGAAATCCCATTCAAATTAGGAGAGGATCTCAATGAACTTATAGATGTTGGAGACCATGATAAGTCTGAGAGATATTCTGTTAACCTTAATCTTGGCTTCAATCTCTTTAAAGGAAATACCCTGAGAATAATGCCGGGGTATTCTTATGTTGATTTTTACAATGTTGTTTCTCCGGGTAATATGCCGCTTGAAAGACCTAGTGCGATATTCTCGCAGTATTTAATAAGGATTAAAAACAGGAAGGACACACTTAATATTTCAGACAGATGGGAGATAACGCCAGGGCTTACATACAATTTCAGGGCTGGTCTTATGAAGAGCACTGACATGGCAGACGCTATTCTAGTAAATGATTATATTGACTATAGCCCGGAAGAAGAAACTATAAATGGTCTAAGAGACATGTTTGCAAATGGCGACCCTGAAAATCCTTTTTCCATTATTCATGACGAACTCATTAACAGGAGTTTTAGCATTGCAAATGATTTAAGTTACAGGTCTGATATCTTTGACGGGAATATATTGACTGTCGGTCAGGAATACAGATGGACTAAGAGCACATCAAAATCTTTGGGATATTTAAACCCAAGTGAAAAAAGGAATATTCATTCCCTGTTTTTTAATGATCTACTTTATGTTAAAAACTTTACATTGTCCCTTGGCGGAAGATGGGATCAGGCAACAACATTTATAGATGATCTTGATGATGAATTCTCCCCGAGAGCGGGCTTAAATTACGAGTTCAGTCCCGGAACAAGCCTTCGTTTTTCAGTTGGAAGAGCAAGAAGGTTCCCGGGGTTTACAGATAAATTCGCCTTTGCCCAGTCAAATGGCATTCTTTTTGGCAACCCTGATTTGAAACCTGAAGTGAACTGGACATATGAGATGGGTTTTAAGTTCTCAACTAAATACGTAAGCGGTGACATCGCTTATTTTTATGATGATTATTCTGATATTGAAATCCCTGTGCCATTAGGTTTCGTTGGCAGGGATAGAAATGGTGTCCGATACAATGGTTCGACTTACAGCGAAGAAGTTCTCGGAATTTCGCCAGAGCAGCAGTACAGATCAGGCAAGAATTTCGCTAACTACACGGCGTATACATTTATCAATGGCCCTGATGCAGTGGCTCAGGGTTTCGATACAGCACTTCAATTTACTCCATTGGGAAAATGGGATATCAATGTTGCATATACTTTCCAGAGACATGTTGCAGGAAACCCCAATCCCTTTGACTTCAGTCAGGGAGCTCCTCAAAGACTTTTTATTGCCGTTAACGGAACAGCCATAGGGCCTAAGTTTAAGGATGGGAGTAGAATGGAGTTCACTCCTACCCATATATTGAAGATTGGCTCCAATTATACTTTTCCATTCGGTCTATGGTTTGATGTTGAAGGGCGTTTTAAGAGCACCACTCATTTTGTGACTGCCGTATATCCCGGCGGTTCACTACGCCAGCCTGAGCATTGGATATGGGATTTAAAGATGGCACAGCCTTTGTTTGACGGGAAGATGAAGCTCACCTTTGCGATAGAAAATATCTTCAGTAAATTCTACTACGAAGATGGAGGATTCCCATCCGCAGTTGCAAGATACATAGCCGGTATCGAGACTAAATTTTAG
- a CDS encoding uroporphyrinogen-III synthase, with amino-acid sequence MGKVINIDFNQKLIAKEELPLFGKHILITSPRNYAGILVKYLVERGAKPVWMPTIEIEPVKDYHALDNAINGLSGYDWVGFSSRNGIEAFFKRLNVLKINPQEAFRKTKTCAIGADSEALESRGITPDLIPEEASTEGIVEEMKRRNIKSGRILLPVPEVIGMKEPRIVPEFVARLKRLGMDVERIPAYTTAPVKNGYDLEKKMLINCEIDVVTFTSSAEVDSMLSILGNRKEALNSTTIACVGPYTGATAKNMGLDVKIMPENNFSSFHCLIEEMERYFGK; translated from the coding sequence ATGGGAAAAGTAATAAATATAGATTTTAACCAGAAGTTAATAGCAAAGGAAGAGCTTCCTTTGTTTGGAAAACATATTCTTATAACATCTCCGAGAAATTATGCCGGGATCCTTGTAAAGTATCTTGTAGAGCGCGGCGCAAAGCCGGTATGGATGCCAACAATCGAGATAGAACCTGTGAAGGATTACCATGCTCTCGACAATGCCATAAACGGACTTTCTGGCTATGACTGGGTCGGCTTTTCAAGCCGTAATGGAATAGAGGCATTCTTTAAAAGGCTTAACGTGCTTAAAATAAATCCACAAGAGGCTTTCAGAAAAACAAAGACCTGCGCCATAGGAGCAGACAGCGAGGCATTGGAATCAAGAGGGATAACACCTGACCTTATCCCCGAGGAGGCTAGTACAGAGGGAATAGTTGAAGAAATGAAAAGAAGAAACATCAAAAGCGGCAGGATCCTCCTTCCAGTACCTGAAGTAATCGGGATGAAGGAGCCGCGCATTGTACCGGAATTCGTTGCAAGGCTTAAACGTTTAGGGATGGATGTGGAACGGATACCTGCATATACAACGGCTCCCGTAAAAAACGGTTATGATTTAGAGAAAAAAATGCTGATTAATTGTGAAATAGATGTTGTTACTTTTACAAGCTCTGCGGAAGTTGACAGCATGCTGTCAATCTTAGGCAATAGAAAAGAAGCACTCAACAGCACGACAATAGCCTGCGTCGGACCTTATACCGGAGCAACAGCAAAGAATATGGGGCTTGATGTCAAGATCATGCCTGAAAACAACTTCTCATCTTTTCATTGCCTGATTGAAGAAATGGAAAGGTATTTCGGGAAATAA
- a CDS encoding DUF72 domain-containing protein produces MISIGTSGFSYDDWRGAFYPDKMPQGEFLAYYSKYFDTCELNFSYYRMPDSNIFERMLEKSGGKVSFSVKAFQDITHKPQCPPEIIRQFKDSLSPLVDEGKLAALLFQFPYSFKDVSAGMKYITVLNEEFNPLPMVVEFRNRVWISENTFSFLKEKNIGYVCVDEPQLKGLMPPVGVSTSDVAYVRFHGRNSEKWWDHKEAFERYDYSYTDAELAGWVPKIKALDEKSKSTLVYMNNHYRGNAVKNAKRLREIMESDK; encoded by the coding sequence ATGATATCCATTGGCACCTCAGGTTTCAGCTATGATGACTGGCGCGGAGCTTTCTACCCGGATAAGATGCCGCAGGGGGAGTTTCTCGCTTATTACTCGAAATATTTTGATACCTGCGAACTCAATTTCTCTTACTACCGGATGCCTGACAGTAATATCTTTGAAAGAATGCTTGAAAAGAGCGGGGGGAAAGTCAGCTTTTCCGTAAAGGCATTTCAGGATATAACTCATAAACCTCAATGCCCTCCTGAGATAATCAGGCAATTTAAAGATTCGTTGTCGCCCCTTGTTGATGAAGGGAAGCTTGCGGCACTCCTTTTCCAGTTTCCCTATTCATTTAAGGATGTCTCGGCGGGGATGAAATATATAACTGTGCTTAATGAAGAGTTTAATCCCTTGCCTATGGTCGTTGAATTCAGAAACCGTGTATGGATTTCTGAAAACACCTTCTCATTCCTTAAAGAGAAAAATATCGGATATGTATGTGTTGACGAGCCTCAGTTAAAAGGGCTTATGCCTCCTGTTGGTGTCTCTACGTCGGATGTTGCATATGTGAGGTTCCATGGGAGAAACAGTGAAAAGTGGTGGGATCATAAGGAAGCATTTGAGAGATATGATTATTCCTACACAGATGCTGAGCTTGCCGGGTGGGTGCCGAAGATAAAAGCCCTTGATGAAAAGAGCAAGAGTACTTTGGTCTATATGAACAACCATTACCGGGGTAATGCGGTTAAAAATGCAAAGAGGCTCAGGGAAATAATGGAATCGGATAAATAG
- a CDS encoding bile acid:sodium symporter family protein, whose translation MTKKIASFIQDYLVLNVMIFSALAYLVPFWALSAAPYLNYFFAITMFCVGMLMPKKQVEMLRQKPTRAISGTAMQFFFMPLLSFLVVWIFRIDGDARTGILIAGAVPGAMASNLMSLLAGADVALSVSITSLSTIVSPILTPMMLMFYGGGKLELQFFSMVLSILWMVVIPVIAGYITKTRFEKTIEGVTVYLGAIASITIILIVSIVVASNREHILFSSLYVLAALIVLNFGGYLCGYGGGAILRWNVEARKTVAIEVGMQNAGLGTVLALKHFSKDAAIAPAIYTVLCLVTSSILVNFWEWRMKKKSTR comes from the coding sequence ATGACTAAAAAAATTGCATCATTTATTCAGGATTATCTTGTCCTCAATGTAATGATCTTTTCTGCGCTCGCATATTTAGTGCCCTTCTGGGCTCTTTCAGCGGCTCCATACCTGAATTATTTTTTTGCCATTACTATGTTTTGCGTTGGAATGCTTATGCCTAAAAAACAGGTAGAGATGTTGAGGCAGAAACCAACGCGTGCGATCTCAGGTACGGCAATGCAGTTTTTCTTTATGCCGCTGCTTTCATTTCTTGTGGTATGGATTTTCAGGATAGACGGAGATGCACGCACAGGCATATTAATTGCAGGAGCAGTGCCGGGAGCAATGGCAAGCAATCTCATGTCACTTCTTGCAGGGGCTGACGTGGCTCTTTCCGTATCCATAACATCGCTATCAACTATTGTCTCTCCTATACTTACCCCAATGATGCTTATGTTTTACGGGGGAGGGAAACTCGAACTTCAGTTCTTCTCAATGGTATTGAGTATTCTCTGGATGGTAGTAATTCCTGTTATCGCAGGATACATTACCAAAACCCGTTTTGAAAAGACTATCGAGGGAGTAACGGTTTATCTTGGAGCAATAGCATCAATAACAATAATATTGATTGTCTCAATCGTTGTCGCATCGAACCGTGAACATATTCTTTTTTCTTCACTATATGTCCTTGCAGCTCTCATAGTTCTGAATTTCGGAGGGTATCTCTGCGGTTACGGCGGGGGAGCCATTTTAAGATGGAATGTGGAGGCAAGAAAAACTGTAGCCATTGAGGTAGGGATGCAGAATGCAGGGCTTGGAACGGTTCTTGCTCTCAAGCATTTTTCAAAGGATGCAGCCATAGCGCCTGCTATTTATACAGTTCTTTGTCTTGTTACTTCCTCTATCCTGGTAAATTTCTGGGAATGGAGGATGAAGAAAAAGTCAACCAGGTAA
- the nuoB gene encoding NADH-quinone oxidoreductase subunit NuoB, whose product MLKVLKERFKQGKCTIAYPAGDAPPLPNRFRGYPAIDRSKCPDNCRACIDACPVGAVSFVVSSALSCNDKTIQIDLGKCLFCTECTDACTGKAISFTKNHELSKHKRENLILKAGETMNVETGLDKKIKKLFGRSLKLRQVSAGGCNGCEADINVLSTIVYDLGRFGIQFVASPRHADGLLITGPVTENMKLALEKTYAAVPSPKLVIAAGACAISGGPYIGHCQANNGADSIVPVDLYIPGCPPHPLTTLHGLLMLKK is encoded by the coding sequence ATGCTGAAGGTCTTAAAAGAGCGTTTTAAACAGGGTAAATGTACAATTGCCTATCCGGCAGGAGATGCACCTCCTCTGCCGAACCGCTTTAGGGGATATCCTGCGATCGACCGGTCTAAATGTCCCGACAACTGCCGCGCCTGTATAGACGCATGTCCTGTGGGCGCTGTTTCATTTGTTGTTTCATCTGCACTTTCATGTAATGACAAGACAATTCAGATTGATTTAGGTAAATGTCTTTTCTGCACCGAGTGCACAGATGCATGCACAGGGAAAGCAATAAGCTTCACGAAAAATCACGAGCTTTCAAAACATAAGAGGGAGAACCTGATTTTAAAAGCAGGCGAAACAATGAATGTTGAGACAGGGCTTGATAAAAAAATAAAAAAACTTTTTGGCAGGTCTCTAAAGCTCCGCCAGGTCAGCGCCGGAGGATGCAACGGCTGTGAGGCTGATATAAATGTGTTGAGCACCATAGTCTATGATCTTGGCCGCTTCGGCATTCAGTTTGTCGCATCGCCACGCCATGCAGATGGCCTGCTCATAACAGGCCCGGTCACTGAAAATATGAAACTTGCCCTTGAAAAAACTTATGCTGCCGTACCGTCTCCAAAGCTTGTCATTGCAGCAGGCGCTTGCGCTATCTCAGGAGGTCCATATATTGGCCACTGTCAGGCTAACAACGGAGCTGACAGCATAGTACCGGTTGATTTATATATCCCGGGCTGTCCGCCCCATCCGCTTACAACTCTTCACGGTCTGCTAATGCTAAAAAAGTAA
- a CDS encoding aldehyde ferredoxin oxidoreductase produces the protein MDRIIRVDMTTLKVKEEKCPAKYALLGGRSLTSQIVADEIQATCNPLGPLNKLIAAPGVLSGTSAACSGRMSFGGKSPLTGTIKESNVGGIASQKLAKNNVKAIIIEGEPKDNKWHLLKVTKDGAELVSADDIAGLGTYATVEKLWNKHGKGVGVISIGPAGEERMANAGISVCDPEGGSGRFAGRGGLGAVMGSKKLKAIVVDDAGAGKVAIKDEEKFKAAAKIFSQVLLKHPVTGEALPNYGTAVLVNILNEAGGFPTRNFRNGRFAGAAGISGEKIAEECKSRGGEGKAVHVCHPGCVIRCSNIFPDKNGKSLCAPVEYETAWSLGGNLEVGDIDSVAIMNRICNDVGIDTIEAGVTLAVAAEAGLAKFGDAASFIKVLEEVGKKTPLGRIVGQGAAVLGKIYGITRVPVVKGQALPAYDPRTVKGIGVTYATSTMGADHTAGYSVCQNILKVGGDINPLKKEGQVDCSRDMQVATAAVDATGLCLFVAIACLDMPEGLQAIADMISAQYGITFTVPDIIELGKSIIRTELKFNEAAGFNKNDDRLPEFFDLETCPPHNINFGITPAELDQVWAKL, from the coding sequence ATGGACAGAATCATCAGAGTGGATATGACCACACTGAAAGTGAAAGAGGAGAAGTGCCCGGCTAAGTATGCACTGCTAGGCGGACGCAGTCTGACTTCGCAGATAGTTGCAGACGAAATTCAGGCGACATGCAATCCTCTGGGACCGCTTAACAAGCTTATCGCAGCGCCCGGAGTTTTAAGCGGCACATCTGCAGCATGCTCAGGCAGGATGTCTTTTGGCGGAAAGAGTCCTCTTACCGGCACGATCAAAGAATCGAACGTCGGAGGTATCGCAAGCCAGAAGCTCGCAAAGAACAATGTCAAGGCTATCATCATTGAAGGTGAACCTAAAGACAACAAGTGGCATCTTCTGAAAGTTACAAAAGATGGCGCGGAACTCGTTTCAGCAGATGACATTGCAGGTCTTGGAACCTATGCGACAGTTGAGAAGCTCTGGAACAAGCACGGCAAAGGCGTTGGCGTAATCAGCATTGGACCCGCAGGTGAAGAGAGAATGGCGAATGCCGGAATCTCCGTATGCGACCCTGAAGGCGGCTCAGGAAGGTTTGCAGGAAGAGGCGGCTTAGGCGCAGTTATGGGTTCAAAGAAACTAAAGGCAATAGTCGTTGATGATGCAGGCGCAGGTAAGGTTGCCATCAAAGATGAAGAGAAATTCAAGGCAGCAGCAAAGATTTTCAGCCAGGTCCTGTTAAAGCACCCGGTTACAGGTGAAGCGCTTCCCAACTACGGGACAGCAGTTCTGGTCAACATCCTGAATGAAGCAGGCGGATTCCCGACCAGGAATTTCAGGAACGGCCGTTTTGCAGGCGCAGCAGGAATCAGCGGAGAAAAGATAGCTGAAGAATGTAAGAGCCGCGGCGGTGAAGGAAAAGCAGTACATGTTTGCCATCCAGGATGCGTAATCAGGTGTTCCAATATTTTCCCTGACAAGAATGGTAAATCACTTTGTGCTCCAGTTGAATATGAGACAGCATGGTCATTGGGCGGCAATCTTGAAGTTGGCGACATTGACAGCGTTGCGATAATGAACAGGATTTGCAATGACGTGGGAATTGATACGATAGAAGCAGGAGTTACCCTTGCAGTTGCTGCAGAAGCAGGGCTTGCAAAGTTTGGCGATGCAGCTTCCTTTATCAAAGTCCTTGAAGAAGTAGGAAAGAAAACGCCTCTCGGCAGAATAGTAGGACAGGGCGCAGCAGTTCTCGGCAAGATATACGGGATTACCCGCGTTCCTGTTGTTAAAGGACAGGCGCTTCCTGCTTATGACCCGAGGACAGTAAAAGGTATCGGCGTAACCTATGCCACAAGCACAATGGGCGCAGACCATACAGCAGGTTATTCTGTATGCCAGAACATCCTCAAGGTAGGCGGCGATATCAATCCTCTTAAGAAAGAGGGACAGGTTGACTGCTCAAGGGATATGCAGGTTGCAACAGCGGCTGTTGATGCAACAGGGCTTTGTCTATTTGTTGCGATTGCATGCCTTGATATGCCAGAAGGATTGCAGGCTATTGCAGATATGATCAGTGCTCAGTACGGAATCACATTCACGGTTCCTGATATTATCGAGCTTGGCAAGAGCATTATCCGCACAGAGCTCAAATTCAACGAGGCAGCAGGTTTCAACAAGAACGACGACAGGCTTCCGGAGTTCTTTGACCTTGAAACATGTCCTCCGCATAACATCAATTTCGGTATCACCCCGGCTGAGCTGGATCAGGTCTGGGCAAAACTATAA